One window of Mesoplodon densirostris isolate mMesDen1 chromosome 15, mMesDen1 primary haplotype, whole genome shotgun sequence genomic DNA carries:
- the CHCHD10 gene encoding coiled-coil-helix-coiled-coil-helix domain-containing protein 10, mitochondrial, with protein sequence MPRGSRSMASRPASRNAAPSAHPPAHPPSSAVASATAPSGQPGLMAQMATTAAGVAVGSAVGHVVGSALTGALSGGSSEPAEPAAQQAPARTAPQPLQMGPCAYEIRQFLDCSTTQSDLTLCEGFSEALKQCKYNHGLSSLP encoded by the exons ATGCCCCGGGGGAGCCGCAGCATGGCCTCCCGGCCAGCCAG CCGCAACGCCGCGCCCTCTGCCCACCCGCCCGCCCACCCGCCGTCCTCGGCCGTGGCCTCAGCCACCGCCCCGTCGGGCCAGCCCGGCCTGATGGCGCAGATGGCGACCACGGCCGCCGGAGTGGCCGTGGGCTCGGCTGTGGGACACGTCGTGGGCAGCGCCCTGACCGGAGCCTTGAGCGGGGGGAGCTCAGAGCCCGCCGAGCCTGCTGCCCAGCAG GCCCCGGCCCGCACTGCCCCGCAGCCCCTGCAGATGGGGCCCTGCGCCTATGAGATCAGGCAGTTCCTGGACTGCTCCACCACTCAGAGCGACCTGACCCTGTGTGAGGGCTTCAGCGAGGCCCTGAAGCAGTGCAAGTACAACCACG GTCTGAGCTCCCTGCCCTGA
- the C15H22orf15 gene encoding uncharacterized protein C22orf15 homolog gives MFITVMSGAGCWELVNPWCSLVILITHLRQRGQVPSDVTIALLAEDGHLVNLAEGLEEGPSPAPSMGSPLLQERGTYVLVLIIKGEGGAPTCYESLLENLDERCPELTEELRWLSGLPPLGDGWRRRASTLHGHQEQGPPSRP, from the exons TGCTGGGAGCTGGTGAACCCCTGGTGCAGCCTGGTGATCCTCATCACCCACCTGAGGCAGAGGGGGCAGGTGCCCTCAGATg TGACCATAGCCCTCCTGGCTGAGGACGGGCACCTGGTGAACCTGGCTGAGGGACTGGAGGAGGGGCCTTCCCCGGCGCCCTCCATGGGCAGCCCCCTGCTGCAGGAGCGTGGGACCTATGTCCTAGTGCTGATCATCA AGGGTGAGGGCGGGGCCCCCACCTGCTATGAGTCCCTCCTGGAGAACCTGGATGAGCGGTGTCCAGAGCTGACAG AGGAGCTGCGCTGGCTGTCGGGCCTGCCCCCACTGGGCGATGGCTGGAGAAGGCGCGCCAGCACTCTGCATGGCCACCAGGAGCAAGGCCCTCCTTCACGGCCCTGA
- the MMP11 gene encoding stromelysin-3 isoform X1 yields MAWAARLRGAAPRALLLPLLLLLLLLLPPPPLLARAPRSPDAHRRHPVRRGPQPWREAPPSSPAPAPTAQKAPQPATGPRPPRCGVPDPLDGPSAHNRQKRFVLSGGRWEKTDLTYRILRFPWQLVREQARQTVAEALQVWSDVTPLTFTEVHEGHADIMIDFTRYWHGDNLPFDGPGGILAHAFFPKTHREGDVHFDYDETWTIGDNQGTDLLQVAAHEFGHVLGLQHTTAAKALMSPFYTFRYPLSLSPDDRRGIQHLYGRPRLAPTSRPPDLGPRAGVDTNEIAPLEPDAPPDACQVSFDAVATIRGELFFFKAGFVWRLRGGRLQPGYPALASRHWQGLPTSVDAAFEDAQGHIWFFQGAQYWVYDGEKPVLGPAPLSELGLLGSLVHAALVWGPEKNKIYFFRGGDYWRFHPSTRRVDSPVPRRATDWRGVPSEIDAAFQDADGYAYFLRGRLYWKFDPVKVKALEGFPRLVGPDFFGCTEPANTFR; encoded by the exons ATGGCTTGGGCCGCCCGGCTCCGCGGCGCGGCCCCGCGCGCCCTCCTGctcccgctgctgctgctgctgctgctgctgctcccgccgccgccgctgctggcCCGGGCCCCGCGGTCGCCG GATGCCCACCGCCGCCACCCAGTGAGGAGGGGGCCGCAGCCCTGGCGTGAAGCTCCTCCCAGCAGCCCGGCACCTGCCCCGACCGCCCAGAAGGCCCCTCAGCCTGCCACCGGCCCCAGACCTCCCCGCTGCGGCGTGCCTGACCCGCTGGACGGGCCGAGCGCCCACAACCGACAAAAGCGGTTCGTGCTGTCGGGCGGACGCTGGGAAAAGACGGACCTCACCTACAG gatCCTCCGGTTCCCATGGCAGCTGGTGCGGGAACAGGCGCGGCAGACAGTGGCAGAGGCCCTACAGGTATGGAGTGATGTGACGCCACTCACCTTTACCGAGGTGCACGAGGGCCACGCTGACATCATGATCGACTTCACCAG GTACTGGCATGGGGACAACCTGCCGTTTGATGGACCTGGGGGCATCCTGGCCCACGCCTTCTTCCCCAAGACCCACCGAGAAGGGGATGTCCACTTCGACTATGACGAGACCTGGACAATCGGGGACAACCAGG GCACAGACCTCCTGCAGGTGGCAGCCCACGAATTTGGCCATGTGCTCGGGCTGCAGCACACGACAGCTGCTAAGGCCCTCATGTCCCCTTTCTACACCTTCCGATACCCGCTGAGCCTCAGCCCGGATGACCGCAGGGGCATCCAGCACCTCTACGGCCGGCCTCGGCTAGCCCCCACATCTAGGCCCCCAGACCTGGGCCCCAGGGCCGGGGTGGACACCAACGAGATTGCACCACTGGAG CCAGACGCCCCACCAGATGCCTGCCAGGTCTCCTTTGATGCGGTCGCCACCATCCGCGGCGAACTCTTCTTCTTCAAGGCAGGCTTTGTATGGCGGCTGCGCGGGGGCCGGCTGCAGCCCGGCTACCCTGCGCTGGCCTCGCGCCACTGGCAGGGGCTGCCCACCTCCGTGGATGCAGCCTTCGAGGATGCCCAGGGCCACATCTGGTTCTTCCAAG GAGCTCAATACTGGGTATACGATGGTGAGAAGCCAGTCCTGGGCCCCGCGCCCCTCTCTGAGCTGGGCCTACTGGGGTCCCTGGTCCACGCCGCCCTGGTCTGGGGCCCCGAGAAGAACAAGATCTACTTCTTCCGAGGCGGAGACTACTGGCGCTTCCACCCCAGCACCCGCCGTGTGGACAGCCCCGTGCCCCGCCGGGCCACCGACTGGCGAGGGGTGCCCTCTGAGATCGACGCTGCCTTCCAGGATGCTGACG GCTATGCCTACTTCCTGCGCGGCCGCCTCTACTGGAAGTTTGACCCTGTGAAGGTGAAGGCCCTGGAGGGCTTCCCCCGCCTCGTGGGCCCCGACTTCTTTGGGTGTACCGAGCCTGCCAATACTTTCCGCTAA
- the MMP11 gene encoding stromelysin-3 isoform X2, which translates to MAWAARLRGAAPRALLLPLLLLLLLLLPPPPLLARAPRSPDAHRRHPVRRGPQPWREAPPSSPAPAPTAQKAPQPATGPRPPRCGVPDPLDGPSAHNRQKRFVLSGGRWEKTDLTYRILRFPWQLVREQARQTVAEALQVWSDVTPLTFTEVHEGHADIMIDFTRYWHGDNLPFDGPGGILAHAFFPKTHREGDVHFDYDETWTIGDNQGTDLLQVAAHEFGHVLGLQHTTAAKALMSPFYTFRYPLSLSPDDRRGIQHLYGRPRLAPTSRPPDLGPRAGVDTNEIAPLETPHQMPARSPLMRSPPSAANSSSSRQALYGGCAGAGCSPATLRWPRATGRGCPPPWMQPSRMPRATSGSSKELNTGYTMVRSQSWAPRPSLSWAYWGPWSTPPWSGAPRRTRSTSSEAETTGASTPAPAVWTAPCPAGPPTGEGCPLRSTLPSRMLTAMPTSCAAASTGSLTL; encoded by the exons ATGGCTTGGGCCGCCCGGCTCCGCGGCGCGGCCCCGCGCGCCCTCCTGctcccgctgctgctgctgctgctgctgctgctcccgccgccgccgctgctggcCCGGGCCCCGCGGTCGCCG GATGCCCACCGCCGCCACCCAGTGAGGAGGGGGCCGCAGCCCTGGCGTGAAGCTCCTCCCAGCAGCCCGGCACCTGCCCCGACCGCCCAGAAGGCCCCTCAGCCTGCCACCGGCCCCAGACCTCCCCGCTGCGGCGTGCCTGACCCGCTGGACGGGCCGAGCGCCCACAACCGACAAAAGCGGTTCGTGCTGTCGGGCGGACGCTGGGAAAAGACGGACCTCACCTACAG gatCCTCCGGTTCCCATGGCAGCTGGTGCGGGAACAGGCGCGGCAGACAGTGGCAGAGGCCCTACAGGTATGGAGTGATGTGACGCCACTCACCTTTACCGAGGTGCACGAGGGCCACGCTGACATCATGATCGACTTCACCAG GTACTGGCATGGGGACAACCTGCCGTTTGATGGACCTGGGGGCATCCTGGCCCACGCCTTCTTCCCCAAGACCCACCGAGAAGGGGATGTCCACTTCGACTATGACGAGACCTGGACAATCGGGGACAACCAGG GCACAGACCTCCTGCAGGTGGCAGCCCACGAATTTGGCCATGTGCTCGGGCTGCAGCACACGACAGCTGCTAAGGCCCTCATGTCCCCTTTCTACACCTTCCGATACCCGCTGAGCCTCAGCCCGGATGACCGCAGGGGCATCCAGCACCTCTACGGCCGGCCTCGGCTAGCCCCCACATCTAGGCCCCCAGACCTGGGCCCCAGGGCCGGGGTGGACACCAACGAGATTGCACCACTGGAG ACGCCCCACCAGATGCCTGCCAGGTCTCCTTTGATGCGGTCGCCACCATCCGCGGCGAACTCTTCTTCTTCAAGGCAGGCTTTGTATGGCGGCTGCGCGGGGGCCGGCTGCAGCCCGGCTACCCTGCGCTGGCCTCGCGCCACTGGCAGGGGCTGCCCACCTCCGTGGATGCAGCCTTCGAGGATGCCCAGGGCCACATCTGGTTCTTCCAAG GAGCTCAATACTGGGTATACGATGGTGAGAAGCCAGTCCTGGGCCCCGCGCCCCTCTCTGAGCTGGGCCTACTGGGGTCCCTGGTCCACGCCGCCCTGGTCTGGGGCCCCGAGAAGAACAAGATCTACTTCTTCCGAGGCGGAGACTACTGGCGCTTCCACCCCAGCACCCGCCGTGTGGACAGCCCCGTGCCCCGCCGGGCCACCGACTGGCGAGGGGTGCCCTCTGAGATCGACGCTGCCTTCCAGGATGCTGACG GCTATGCCTACTTCCTGCGCGGCCGCCTCTACTGGAAGTTTGACCCTGTGA